A single window of Oncorhynchus keta strain PuntledgeMale-10-30-2019 chromosome 34, Oket_V2, whole genome shotgun sequence DNA harbors:
- the LOC118366456 gene encoding uncharacterized protein LOC118366456: MDNLYTCLKREIASFQDHVQQCKHSFNMDALHPVLSALTTKQQDEIHTLEQLRVLLSKVQEEPAVAVSGYSDSEIKCCITWLLSFVEYLGAMKETFDEKVAVPLCENLYVTEEDESTVASSDQTVPITSDPQSPPHTSVTKVANELLVLRRRWALMLAPGPIKAENFSLLTNTDGAERFTERFANVQSLVPDILYKSSRAAQLAYQWVNLHQCGHRGRRVGASGLEVTKTAPMRSTGREASDEYILVEAERRGEGMAGEAQARLMESRMELMALAGKEHRVLSLEVRLEKATYRIQDLQAKLRQERLMVESGAQQEASDVGERKTEELVLNPGLELERRLRMERYQQKILLGDLLMELKIRPVLIRYTDMVRDRCKQQEETLQAIEGSMGTRFPSKPESLNLSKQ; this comes from the exons ATGGATAACCTGTACACGTGCCTCAAGAGAGAGATAGCCTCCTTCCAGGACCATGTCCAGCAATGCAAACACTCCTTCAACATGGACGCTCTTCACCCAGTCTTGAGTGCCCTAACCACAAAGCAGCAGGATGAAATCCACACCTTGGAGCAGCTGCGGGTTCTCCTCTCCAAGGTTCAAGAGGAGCCTGCGGTGGCAGTCAGTGGCTACAGCGACTCGGAAATAAAGTGTTGCATCACCTGGCTTCTCTCTTTCGTGGAATATCTCGGCGCCATGAAAGAGACCTTTGACGAGAAAGTGGCAGTCCCTCTCTGCGAGAACCTGTACGTAACTGAGGAAGACGAGAGCACTGTCGCTTCTTCTGATCAGACTGTCCCTATCACCTCTGACCCTCAAAGCCCGCCCCATACATCTGTGACTAAGGTGGCCAATGAGCTCCTTGTTCTCCGACGCAGATGGGCTTTGATGCTCGCCCCTGGTCCAATCAAGGCAGAGAACTTCAGTCTACTGACCAATACTGATGGGGCTGAGCGGTTCACTGAGAGGTTCGCCAACGTCCAATCGCTTGTACCAGATATCCTCTATAAGAGCTCTAGGGCTGCTCAACTTGCCTATCAGTGGGTGAACCTGCACCAGTGTGGGCACAGGGGTAGAAGAGTAGGGGCCAGTGGGTTGGAGGTTACCAAGACAGCCCCAATGAGGTCTACTGGCCGGGAAGCGAGTGATGAATATATCCTGGTTGAGgcagaaaggagaggggagggaatggCCGGAGAGGCCCAAGCCAGACTGATGGAGTCTAGGATGGAGCTCATGGCTTTGGCCGGGAAAGAGCATAGGGTGCTATCTCTGGAGGTGAGGTTAGAGAAGGCCACCTACAGGATCCAGGACCTCCAGGCCAAGCTCCGACAGGAGAGGTTGATGGTAGAAAGTGGGGCCCAGCAGGAGGCCAGCGATGTGGGGGAAAGGAAGACAGAGGAGCTAGTCCTCAACCCAGGGCTAGAGctggagaggaggctgaggatggAAAGGTACCAGCAGAAGATACTTCTGGGAGACCTGCTGATGGAGCTTAAGATTCGCCCAGTTCTCATACGCTACACTGATATG GTGAGGGATCGATGCAAACAGCAGGAGGAGACACTACAGGCCATAGAGGGCAGTATGGGTACCAGGTTCCCTTCAAAGCCTGAGAGCCTCAACCTCTCCAAACAGTGA